One window of Hymenobacter canadensis genomic DNA carries:
- a CDS encoding Na/Pi cotransporter family protein has translation MNSSVLSISLLATSGLVLFLYAVSRLALALRHVAGDRVKGILDRFTRTIPAAILTGTVVTTLLDSSSVVIILTIALVSAGALPFRNSLGVVLGANIGTTISSQLFAFDLGQYAVVAMLPGLLLLTLSKKRQGRTIGRALFCFGLLFFSLFLIGEAAAPLKQYKGVQAWLLKLESPVRGAGAGALLTLIVQSSSATLGMVIKLAGKGLLTLPAGIAVMLGAELGTCSDTLLATVGRGPAARKTGLFHLGFNLVTISLGLLVIGPFTALVLRLAGQADVARQIAHAHVLFNVAGVLLFAPLLPLCQRLLDAWLPDQPRPAPALVGEPAA, from the coding sequence ATGAATTCCTCGGTTTTGTCAATTTCGCTGCTGGCCACCAGCGGCCTGGTGCTGTTTCTCTACGCCGTGAGCCGCCTGGCCCTGGCGCTGCGCCACGTAGCCGGCGACCGGGTGAAGGGCATCCTGGACCGCTTCACGCGCACCATTCCGGCCGCTATCCTCACCGGCACCGTGGTCACCACTTTGCTCGACTCCTCCTCGGTGGTCATCATTCTGACCATTGCGCTGGTGAGTGCCGGGGCGCTGCCCTTTCGCAACTCGCTGGGCGTGGTGCTGGGCGCTAACATCGGTACCACCATCTCCAGCCAGCTGTTTGCCTTCGACCTGGGGCAGTACGCGGTGGTGGCCATGCTGCCGGGCTTGCTCCTGCTGACGCTAAGCAAAAAGCGCCAGGGCCGCACCATCGGGCGGGCCTTGTTCTGCTTTGGGCTGCTGTTTTTTAGCTTGTTTTTGATTGGCGAAGCCGCCGCGCCGCTCAAACAATACAAGGGCGTGCAGGCCTGGCTGCTCAAACTGGAAAGTCCCGTGCGGGGCGCTGGCGCCGGCGCGCTGCTCACCCTGATTGTGCAGTCGTCGTCGGCCACGCTGGGCATGGTCATCAAGCTGGCCGGCAAAGGCCTGCTTACGCTCCCGGCCGGCATTGCCGTGATGCTGGGCGCGGAGCTGGGCACCTGCTCCGATACGCTGCTGGCCACCGTCGGCCGGGGACCGGCGGCGCGCAAAACGGGCTTGTTTCACTTGGGATTTAACCTGGTCACCATCAGCCTGGGCTTGCTGGTTATCGGCCCGTTCACGGCCCTGGTGCTGCGGCTGGCTGGGCAGGCCGACGTGGCCCGCCAGATTGCCCACGCCCACGTGCTGTTCAACGTGGCCGGGGTCCTGCTGTTTGCGCCCCTGCTGCCGCTGTGCCAGCGCCTGCTCGACGCCTGGCTCCCCGACCAGCCCCGGCCGGCCCCGGCCCTGGTCGGGGAGCCCGCCGCCTAG